The genomic region TTGTGTGCGATGACGTCCGGGTCGGCGTCGATGATTTTCTGGACGAGGTCCGGCTCGCCCTGAAAATCGGGGATGAGACACTCGACGAGGATTGATTGGTCACGCTCTTTGATCGCCCGGATCGTCTCGGCAAAGTGGCCCGCGCCTTGGTCGGGCAGGTCGTCGCGGTCGACACTCGTCAGTACCACGTAGTCCAGCCCGATCTCCGCGACGGCGTCGGCCACCTGCTGTGGCTCGTTGGAGTCCAGCGGGTCCATCCCGCCAGTCTCCACGTCACAGAAGTTACAGCCCCGCGAACAGCGGTCGCCCATCAGCATGAACGTCGCCGTCCCCGGTCCGTCGCGCCCGCTCCAGCACTCCCCGAGGTTGGGGCAGTTGGCTTCCTCACAGACCGTGTTGAGGTTTCGATCCCGGAGCGTCTGCTTGATATCGGTGAACCGCTCGCCCGACGGTGGCCGCATCTTCAGCCAGTCAGGCTTGCGCGAACGACTCATTACCGGCAGTTAGGTTGGGTCGGTCAAAAACGTGCGGGGGTCACGTGCTCTGTGATATCCCGTCTAGCAGGGCAATCGGGCGACCAGGCGGCCCAGCCGAAACGACTGCTGCCTGTGTACTCAAGCATGTCAACGCTACTGCCCGCATGCCCACCTCACGCACGACAGACCGCAAGCATATGTGCGGACATATCCACGACAGTCCGGTCCGTCCGGAGTTCGTCTACGAGCGCCTGAACACCGGCCTGCTCGTGTGCCGACAGGTCGGCAGCGGTCTCTCGGAGCGATGGAGCGGCGAGTACTGACGCCAGCCCCTCCAGTCCGACCAGCGTTTCGACGGTTACTCCGCCTGCCTCTAACAGCGCCTCGAACTCGTCGGCGCGGAAAAAATGGGTCTCGGTGAACGCCGCCTCGTGACCGAGCTGCGCCACGAACGAACTATCGTAATCACCCGTTTCGGCGAGTTCGTCCGCGTGGACGAGGTGTTCCGACCTGCCGACCAGCGAGAGCACCAGCCAGTTGAGCCGCCCCATGACGGAGGCGAACACCGGACTCTCGGCTTTTGTCACCCGGTGAAGCTCCCGCACAGCGGCCGTCCGTTCGTCAGCGTCGAGTATATGAGAAAGCGGCCCACCCAGACACAGCGTCGCGTCGAATACGTCTCGGTCAAACCCGAGGTTGCGCACGTCGCCCGCCTCGACGGCCACCCGCTCTTCGTACCCGTGCTCGGCGATTTTCTCCTGTGCGATAGCTCGCTGGCCCTTGCTGGGGTCGACGAGCGTGACATCGTATCCCTGTTCAGCCAGCCAGACGGCGTACCGACCAGCGCCGCCGCCCACGTCGAGGACGTGTCCTGTGTCGGGGAGGTTCGCTTCGAGCTGTGCAACTGTCCCCGTCCACTCTAACTGCCCGTGTAGCGTGGCTGTCAGGCGGTCCCACTCGCTCTCGTCGTTCTCGTCGTAATAGCTCTCGGGGTCGCTGATAGGCATACCTGCGCACTATCAGCCGGCTGAGTTAATTTTTGGGCAGGCGTGTGGGACGCTCGCACCGACGGGTCATGTCGCGAAACCAGTGAATGGACTCGCTTCTCGCACACGTTCGCTCCCCCATAGAAACGCCTTTGCCGTCGCGGAACCGCGACTGTGACGTGTCATCCAGAACCGACAGCGAGCCGACTGTGGCGGTCGCGGAGGTGCTCCCCGAGTTTGCCGACGCCTTCCCCTTCGAGGAGTTCAACCGGATGCAGTCGGCGGCCCTGCCGGCCCTGCTGAACCGCGACGACAACGTCGTCGTCAGCGCGCCGACGGCCAGCGGGAAGACCGCGCTGGCGGAACTGGCCATCTGCAAGACGCTCGCCGAGGACGGGACCGCGCTCTTTCTCGCGCCACTGCGTGCGCTCACTAACGAGAAGGAAAGCGAATGGGAACGGTTCGAGGATCTGGGCTACTCCGTCTACGTCGTCACCGGCGAGCGGGACCTGAACCCTCGCCGCGCCGAGCGGGCCGATATCCTCGTGATGACGCCGGAGAAAG from Haloarcula sp. H-GB4 harbors:
- the lipA gene encoding lipoyl synthase; this translates as MSRSRKPDWLKMRPPSGERFTDIKQTLRDRNLNTVCEEANCPNLGECWSGRDGPGTATFMLMGDRCSRGCNFCDVETGGMDPLDSNEPQQVADAVAEIGLDYVVLTSVDRDDLPDQGAGHFAETIRAIKERDQSILVECLIPDFQGEPDLVQKIIDADPDVIAHNIETVDRLQWPVRDRRAGYEQSLSVLRQVDRESDCYSKTSLMLGVGEYAHEVYQTLSDLRQAGVDVVTFGQYLQPSRSHLEVSEYVHPDTFDTWQRVAEEEFDFLYCASGPMVRSSYRAGELFVEAVVRDGEDVDVARERARASN
- a CDS encoding class I SAM-dependent methyltransferase; the protein is MPISDPESYYDENDESEWDRLTATLHGQLEWTGTVAQLEANLPDTGHVLDVGGGAGRYAVWLAEQGYDVTLVDPSKGQRAIAQEKIAEHGYEERVAVEAGDVRNLGFDRDVFDATLCLGGPLSHILDADERTAAVRELHRVTKAESPVFASVMGRLNWLVLSLVGRSEHLVHADELAETGDYDSSFVAQLGHEAAFTETHFFRADEFEALLEAGGVTVETLVGLEGLASVLAAPSLRETAADLSAHEQAGVQALVDELRTDRTVVDMSAHMLAVCRA